The following are encoded together in the Bradyrhizobium sp. CCGUVB1N3 genome:
- a CDS encoding metallophosphoesterase, translated as MRLWILSDLHIELTRGWDLPPRDARPQFDVLVVAGDLIPRAERGVAWLIERVQDKPVIYVAGNHEFYGCDIDRTVEKARAAASGTNIHVLQNEAVSIDGITFLGATLWTDFDLFDDPEYAMRVAGDVMNDYRKIRHGNYEFRLRPTHTLTRHLQSRDFIARELRKGGRNVVVTHMGPVPEAMRRGCEHDISSAAYTSDLRDLIREGAPELWVFGHTHESRDFEVRSTRIVSNAKGYGPWREGETWDNPNFDVNYVIEI; from the coding sequence ATGAGGCTCTGGATACTCAGCGATCTGCATATCGAACTCACGCGCGGGTGGGACCTGCCGCCCAGAGACGCGCGCCCTCAATTCGACGTCCTCGTCGTCGCCGGCGATCTGATTCCGCGGGCGGAGAGAGGCGTCGCGTGGCTTATCGAGCGCGTGCAGGACAAGCCCGTCATCTACGTGGCAGGCAATCATGAATTTTACGGTTGCGATATCGACAGGACCGTCGAGAAAGCGCGCGCGGCCGCGTCCGGGACGAACATCCACGTGCTGCAGAACGAAGCCGTCTCCATCGACGGCATCACCTTCCTGGGCGCGACGCTTTGGACTGACTTCGATCTGTTCGACGACCCGGAATACGCAATGAGGGTCGCTGGCGATGTCATGAACGACTACCGCAAGATCCGGCACGGCAATTATGAATTCCGGCTGCGCCCGACGCACACCCTGACGCGCCACCTGCAATCGCGCGACTTCATCGCGCGCGAGCTGCGGAAGGGTGGGCGAAACGTCGTGGTCACGCACATGGGGCCGGTGCCGGAAGCCATGCGACGCGGTTGCGAACACGACATTTCGTCGGCGGCTTATACCAGCGATCTCCGGGATCTCATCCGCGAGGGAGCGCCTGAACTTTGGGTGTTCGGCCACACGCATGAGAGTCGCGACTTCGAGGTCCGCAGCACGCGCATCGTTAGCAACGCCAAGGGCTACGGCCCGTGGCGCGAGGGTGAGACCTGGGACAATCCGAACTTCGACGTGAACTACGTCATCGAGATCTGA